tgtgctgctggcactgcATGTGGAATCCACTGGCTCAAACGAAATTTTGAAGAATAATGCATCCTACAGAGGAGAGCGTGTTCCTCACAACCCACTCGCTTCTGTTAGACTGAAATGTACTGCTGAGACACCAATCTAGGGATAACACTTCcaaaggagggaaggggggggaaaccAGGTTCTCATCTGCAATTAGACAAGAGCCAATTGTGGTACTGAGATTGGCACCAGGAATGTAAGTTAATTTGTGACTTTGCTCGTTGGAGAGTGAATGCTCAGTAATATCTTGGCAGACTCCAACCTGGATTTTGCGTGTGACACTTGGAAGACTATTTTCCAGTTTGGGGGAGAAGGTGGTGAAAAAAGGCTTGGAAAAGCTGTTGGGTAAGGCAGATTGTCTGCTGCAAGCTCAGAGCTCTTCATTGTGGCATGCTCTGAACCCTGCCTGGGGACCTGTGGTGACAGCTGAACCGTTTGTCACTGTTCAGCACTCTGCTGTGAAAGCTCAGGACCTGTGCACCAGCCTGAGTTTTATTTGGGGCCCTAAACATGGCCTTGCTTTCAGAAGTGCTAAGCATTTGGCAGCATTTATGTGGGAAAAATTGATCCTGTACTTAAATAGCTACTTTAGCGGTGTAACAGCACATTTGATGTAAGCTCGGGATGAGGCTTGAGGAACTAACTGGTGAGGACAGGTGGACTCAGCCCTTCTGGAGGATGAGGTTAAAATTTCTTTGGAGAAAATAGCACTGAGTGCCAGGATcgcaagaaaacaaaacacctcaCCCTTCAGAGGCAAGAAGGGAAGGCACAGCCTTGGTTTCAGGGTCAGGCAGACGCCCTGTGGTGTTCATTTGTCTTAACCAGGTCTGTACTCAGATTTCCAGGCTGAGCGTAATGTTATTGCTTGCGAATTGAACATACCTGTGAGACAGGAGGGACCTGGTAGCTgcttctcccagcctggctctgaAAACCACCTCCCTGAATGCACTGCTGAGGCTTTCTTCTGCTCCCTTAATTATATATTATGCCTCTGTAGGAAGCATAGCTGCTGTTTGTCCTCAGGGACCAAGCAAAGGCCAGACAGCGCTCTTCAGCGGTGTTCTCGTGCCAAGCTTGGCTATGCAGCATGTTGGTTTGTCTCCAGCAGCTCTTAGTGCTCCGAGTTAACCATCCTGGCCTGAGCCTTTCTGAACTCTGGGCTGTTGTGTAAAagtaaagggagaaaaaggtgCTGGAAGGGTTGGTGCGGAGCCTTGTGCACGTGCAACTGCTGCTGCAATTTTTCTTACAAACTTGTCTCTCATGCTTGGCGGCGTGTTATGTTGAGGATGCATGATGGTTTTTAGGATTCGAGTCAGAAGTGGAGGTTTTGGGTTAGGCCACTGGCTAATAAGACTGAGTGGACATTAAAGATGCAAGGGGCTTAGCTGAATGGTCTGTCAAAGGTGAAAACAGTCCCCGGTTGGGCTGCCTCTAGGGTTTGGTCACCCTGCTGAATACTCTGGAGGTGAAGGCTGTTGTAGGTTACCCAAAGAGCCGTTTTGGCTGTGCTTAGCCATCACTTGGCATTCACAGGTGTCAGAAGTACTGCTGAGCTGGGCTCTGTAGCCCAAATCTGTTGGGGAATGAATGAATGAAGTAGGGAATTCGGTCAAGGCAACTCCTAACCAGCCTTCTTTCTCACAGGAAAATTGAAACCCCCTTTTCTGAAGGTTGAAGACCAGAGCAGGTAAATGAGGTTTTTCTAAACATCACAGCCAAGCTATAGCAAAACCTCAGGGGCAGTGAATATCCTGTCCATAAGGCAGAGCGTGGCTTCCCTGAAGACCCTGCTACGCACTGGGAAGTTGACCCTTTCCTAGAGGGAGGCAAATAGAGCTTAGAGAAACAATCTGGGTGGCTCATATGTCGGGGGGAAAAGGTGTTAAATGAGACTTGGCGAGAGTTTTACTTCCTTGCTTGAATTCCATTTGTGATCCTCAGCAGGTCACTTAATCTTCTTGAGCCCTCTGAAATGAGGAAAGAGATTGAAACACATGAGGTCAGGGCCTGTAACTTGATGACAGCATCCAGCACAAGGGGATCTGATCTCTGCGGTGTTTCTAACAACTCTGTAACTCTAACCAGTATCCAGAGTGCTAATTAattattctgaagaaaacatttaaggCAGCTACGGAGTCAAATATTAGGTTTTACATGCTGCATGCAACAAAGTGTGAAGAGAGATGTGATCTGGGAATGAAAACCTTCCCATGCTGCTGGGTAGCTGAAAACATTGCACTAGCTGCTGCTGGTGTGCCTCAGGGGTAAAAGGTGGGTTTTCAGCTGAGCAGGCAAGCCTGCCTTCTGCCCAAAACATCCCCCATCAGTGCTGTTACTGGGAATCGGGTTTAATAATTCCAGTGAGAAATGGGAGATATCTGGAACAGCCAAATGAAAGGACAGCAATGGCCAGTATCCCATCATAAATGAGACAGCACTTTGAGCCCCTCTAAGGGCGGGGGCAGCTCTCTAACCATGCTGTCACTGCCAGAAGTCTGACATCCTGATCTGCTGCTTTCAGGCAATTCCGACCCTTCCATCACCAGTTCAAAAGCTTTCCTGACCTGAACTTCCAGGCACCCAAAAGCTCCAGCCCATTTGAGCCTCTGAAAAGCCTCTCAAATGGTTGCAGAGCCAGGTAAGTTGTAGCTCCTGTGCAAGTTTTGAACACAACTTCTCTGCTAactgctgccctgctgcttcCTGGGACTTAGAGACTCACTTGTCTGTTCTGGGTTAAGCAGCCACAGCTCAAAGGCAGCACTGCCTCCCCGGCCCTCacgcaggcaggcagctgggtgTCTGCTGATGCTGTCAAGTGAGGGCAGGGATGATCTTTGCTGTACCTTGCAGGGGTGTGGAGGGCTGTCCGATGCGCAGCAAGGGGGAGAAAAGCCCCCGATCCACAGTGGTCACCGTGCCAAAGAAGAGGAGGGGATTTTGTGAGTGCTGCCAAGAGACCTttgaagagctgcagaaggTAAAGGCTCCCCTGGGACCTGGTCCCTTGCAAAAGCTATGGGGGCCACTCGGCGACTTCATTAATCATGATGTGCCCGTTATCAGTACGAACCCTTTTGGAAGGAAGGCAGATTCCTTCCTTGTGGTATCTTGTAGGATCAGCCTTGCAGATGAAAGCCATAGTATATCTGTGCTCTGATGACCTGGTCTAGGCAAACAATGGTTTTGAAGATTGGAGCATGACATGCTCATCTCTGGGGCTGGGAGAGCATCAAGGATCATCCTGTTACCTGATCTGTAAGGCGGGAAGCCTATTCCACAGCAGCTGGGGGACACAGGCTGATTAAGAAGGTGGGAAGAGGTCTCTTTATTTCCTGGAAAATGCCAAGCAATGTGGCTTTCAGAGCCCAGCCTTTAGTGATAGACAGTACGTATTTGGAGCCTGCATTTTTTTACTAGCTGCTGGGGAAAGCAGTAGGCTGCCGTTAGATACAGACACAGCCTCCTCATCAGCAGGTGTCTATGGGAACAGAATACTCGCTGTAGGCAAGCGGGGGTAACTGCGTTGCCTACGTTTCCCAAACCTGCTTCCAAACAGTGGGTCTATCTGGTGAAAAGCCTACTTGCCCTCTAGTCTGTTAGGCTGTGGGAAGTGGCTGTTACTGCAGATTTCCCTTCTGTGAAAGGATGAGCGTTGCTAAAAGGGCCTCTGCCACCTTCCAGCACCTCCAGAGCCTCCAGCACAAGCGGTTTGCCCTGGACAACTCGCAGTATGTCCCTGTGGATAGTGTCATCTCGCAGCTCACCAACAACTTTGTGGAGCGATCAGCCACGTAAGTTTTTGCAAATCTGGTAGCTCCTGGAGCTGAACAGCAGCGTGGTGCTGGGAACAGGGCCTGagtctctgtgctgctgtggtacTGGTCCCTAGCTCGTGCCCTGTGCCAGGGAACTggccagcagggagcagagggctgcAACTGGCTCTGCAGAACCTGGCACCTGCCAGGCAAGGTTTAGACGAGCCGTGGGAGatggttttgtgtttctgtggcttCTTTGCTTCAGGGAACTCCCTGGGGACTTCTAGTGCCTCTTAAACTAGAAAAGACAGCTGAGCCCATCTCTTCAGTCCCCATGTCTGACGCAAAGCCCGCTGCTCTGGTAGTGCTCCTGTGCCCAGGCCCTGGGTTGTTGAGAAGGCTGAGAGATCCCTCGTCCTGCCCGTCTCCTTTGCCAGCAGCAGTATCACTGCTGAGCCTCACCAGTCTTAAATGTCTTACTGCCTCCTGAGCAAGGGCTTCAAATATCCTGCACTGCAGAAAGCCCTTCATCTCACTGGGGAGAGGGTGTTGCTAGGCCTAGAGAGAGCGAGCCTTAACTGATGGTTCTTCTCAGGGTGCCGCAGTCCTGCCTGCCAGATGAACGCTTAGTGCCTCAAGCACAAGTTACTGGAGGAATTGAGATGctgacagcagagctgggaaaggaaaggcagcagcCTGAGCATGGTGCTGTGGAACTGCTGATTGGTATGGAGCATGATCATGGCCTGAAGACCAAGGAAAGTTCCCCTTGCCTGCCCAGGGACAGGATCAGTAATcccagagaaggaagagggtTGTCAAAGAGCTGCTCTCTGGGGCTGCCTGTTGGAGAAAGACCCACCAGAGGGGCCTGTGCTCTGCATGGCCCCACAGAGGAGTCTGCAGTGGGGAATACAGATTTGGGCTGGGGGACTTGCCTAGTGGCCGCTCATGTTGGAGAGGCAATTGCTTCTTCATCTGAACCTCATAAACAGCACGTGCTTGGGCCCATCAGCCATCTTCCACAAGCACTGCCTGCCTCCAGGAAACACCACCTCTTATCCAGACAGAGCACCCAGGTAGGAAAGaagcccaggctggagctgggcgGTGGCCCCTCTCTCTACAAGCAGACAAACCCAGTGGATGGTGGGGTGGGTGtgcagggagcaggacagaTGTCTGAGCCAGGCTTGCCCAGTGTGGTGGAAGCTGGCAGCTTGCCCCTAAGCACAAAGCTCTCCAACAGACCTCATAGCTCCCTTGGTTTGGACCTGTGCCCATGCGGGAGCCCTGGGGACCCTGCATCACTGCCAGGTTCCCTTGAAGCTGTGTCTGTGGGCTTTGATCgtgcagaagctgctgcagccagcaccgTCAGCGAGCATGGCTGGAGCAGAGCGAATGCAAGTTCCCAGGGGAAGCAGCTCAGAGGGGAGAGTGAAAGCACAAGAAGAAATGTGAACAGTCCTGATCGGGAGAGCACAATGAGCAAGACCGGCTGTCCTACTGGCTGGTTGCCCTCTCCAAAACTGCCTGTGGCTGAAGCCAGATGTTGCTGCTCGCTCTGtgtcagagcagcagaaaaaatagCACCTGAGCTACCTGACCTCCCAGGCCACAGGGAAGAGTGGGCTCCGTGCCCTGGCCTCCTTCAGCCTCTTCCACATAATGCACAGGCTGATCATGACTTTAGCAAAAGTTCTTCTGAGTCAGACTGGGATGTCCCGCTGCTCTCAGGGGTCCAGGATGTCAGGGTTCAGTCTGTGGACAGGGACTTGCTCCAGAGGACGCGTATCAATGTGAGGGACAGCGGGTATGAGTCTCAGCTCTGCTCGGTCCTGAAGCAGAAGTCAGAGCTTGCCTGGGCAGGCAAAGAGGACAAGAACTGCTGGAACTGCTGCACAGAGACCAAAGGAGCCTCTTTCCCCATATTTGAGACATTTTTTGGCAGGTGGACTAGTTAAAACCACTTCCTGGCTGTTCTCTGGGCCCTTAGTGGAAGCTGTGAACTGGCTGGAAAGGGATTTAACAAGCTGCCCTCCCTGTCAGGACCAGGAGGTACAGCCAAGAGCTGGAGTGAGGACTGCCAGCTGCATGGTGGTCTCCAGACACTGCAGCCAACCTGGGCAGCCCTCCTGTTGGGAACTGATGGGTGAGGTGGTGGTTTCACTGTCCTTGGCTCTGGGATCTTCCCTTGTCTCCACTGGTAGCATTTAGAGCCAATAGCTTCCTCCTTTAACTCCTCACTGGGCTGCTGGCAAGATGGTCTTTCTCTGGAAGTAGGAATATGCTCTTTGCCCTTCCAGACTGAGAGCATGGCCTGTTCCTCTTCTCACCCAGTCCTTGGAGGTGTAGAGATGGTGAAGAGGAGGGTCCTGGGAGTGAGAGCTGTGTTCTTcatgtggtttggggttttgttggaTGTCTTTGAGTATTTACAGATGTTTGGAACTGGTACTAAGTTCAGGGGTTTTAGCAAacttttaaactttgaaataaaatgaaagaggagATCCTACTCTGCTGTCTGTTGGGTAAAACTTGTCTGGTGGCATTAAGCACAGCCAGCTCGAAATTGCCTGAAATCTCCATCGGTAGAGGCTAGGTGGTGAGTGGGCAGGAGCCTTGCTGGAGAGGGTCTGTGGGGGTGGTGGCGGGCACCAGGCTGGATATGGGGCAGCAGTACCTCGGGTCACATAACATCACCCTGTATGTGATTTGCCCTAGGAATGATGTGGTCAGTAGGCtggggggagctgcaggggggGCCCCAAGCAAAGAGGGACATGGAGAAGCTGGAGAGCAGTCACTGGGGCTATTGACCTCGCCTGGGCATGGGGTGAAGGAGAAGAGGTCAGGGCTGGACTAGCCTTGccaagaggaggctgaggggtaTCTAAAAGCAGGTTGTCACTTCTTGAAGGGCAGCTCCAAGTAGGATGGAGCCACCCTCTCTGTGCTGCTAGACATCCCAAACCAGGGCTTCTGAGGTGCAGGTTGGGAAGGGGAAAGGCTCCCTGCCCAGGAgggtgggacagccctgggccaggcagccagagcagtggtgtctgtctgtccttggagattttcaagCCCTGAGTGAAGAATAACCATCTTCCTTTGTTCAAGCCCTGAGCAGCTGGGTAAGGcagccctgctgggagcaggaagCTGGACATGAGGCTTTAGAGGTTTCTCCTGAGCTCAATTGCCCTCCAGTGCAGCAGCCAGACTCCAGCTCTTCATTGCCTACTGAAGAAGCTATACAAGTCATGAAGGGCTGAGCCACACCAGGCATGGGGCTCTGCTGTGGGCATGTCCCTGTAGGTGCCTGCTGGCCCAGCTGAGGGATAATCCCTGGAAGGGAGGTAGGAACAGGCTTGGTGCACCAACTGGCTGACACCTTGGTGTGCTCGGTCTCCTGGAGGCAGCGACCAGCTCTGTGTCCCTTGGGCAGCGGAGGGGTGACTTGGCCTGTAGTATGAGCCAGGCGGGGGTCCCTTCAGGCCATCAGTGGGAGCTGACAAGGTGGTCAGTTGTCCCCTGCAGAGGCTGGGTCACCTCATGGCAGCGTTGCTCAGCGGAAGAGGCAGGGAGCTTCCCTGGGGCATTAGCAGAGATGGGGTTGGGAGACCAGCTGGGGGGTGAGGGTGGTGGTTCTTCACCAAGCTCGGCCTTTCTGTAGAGGGGTACAGGAGCCCTGattgctgcctgctccctcctAATGTTGGCCAGTGACCTACATCATGGGCATCCCTGGTCCTGGGGACTTTGGGAGCTGCTTTGTGGACCCTTGGGGACTGTTCAGGCCTTGGGTCAGATGCTCTTGCTGCAGGTGTGCTCACTGCCATCTGGTGTAGACCCCTCCTGTGAAGCATCCATCCCTTTGTCACTGTGGTCCTGCAAGGACTGCTGGGAGAGGCTGGTGACCCTGTAGACCTCCCTggggtgcagagcagctgctcagctgcactTGGTGCCACCGGTTCCTCGCCTCGTTGCTTCATTTGTGGCTAATTATTGCGTGGAGGAAGATGAAGGCCTGAGGGCGGCAGGTCATGGCTTTGAAGCCTGTGCTGAGCTTCATgggaggggcgtggggctgTTCCGGGCAAGGTCTGCCCTCgaagtgctgctcagcagctgggaCCACCGCAGTGTGGCCGAGGAGGTTTCCCAGAGCCCGTTTCCCCGTGCAGCTGTCTGAAAGAACCAGCCTAGGAGCTGCTTCCCTGCGTGCACCAGCCCCCATGCCTGCGGGGTGGGCGGATGAGCCCCCAACCTGAGCGTGACCCCTCAGCAGCTCTTCTCTGCTAAAACCAGGCTGAGATGAGCCTGCCCCCCTCcatcctggagctgctgcaggtttTGGTTTGTTAAGGCTCTGCAAAGTGTCGATGGTAACGAGGTGAGTGGCAGAGcttggggaggggaaaggaggagagctggggctggtgcccatccctgcccccGAGCCTCAGGCACatccctgccctgtcctgcttGTTCTGCCTTTGCTTCTGCCTCCAACCGCTTCTGCCCCCCACTTTTGCACAAGAGCCATGAAAACCAAAGCGGCTGTTGTTAATGAGGCCGCCAAGGGGGtgcgggtggggagggggcccGTTGCACCGCTGTGACTCACAGCTTAAAATACTGAACAAACGTGCTGGCAAGGCAAGTCCGGCACTTACACGAGTGGCTTTGAGCTGCAAAGTTGCCACCGGGTACCCAAAGGCTGTTGGACCAGTGGGTGTGTGAGTCCCAGGGGGAGAAGGGAGCAGGTGTGTGGGGTCCAGAGGAAGGTGCTTGGAACAGAGAGGGGTCCCTGAAGAGGGGGGACACACGCCAGCGTGGCTCTGCGGTGCCCTGTTGTGGGGGGGTTGGGTGCTGGCACACAAAGGGAATCCTTCCCCCAGGTTTATCATGGCCCTGGGAAGTGCCGGGAGGAGATGGTGGGGCTCCCCAGGTGCTGGCTGCCTTGGGGAGGGGATTGGAGCCTGATCTGAGGTGGCACAGAAGCAGTTTGGCTGGAGTCATAATGCAAAATGGGGCAAAAAGGTTTGAAGCTGGGATGAGTCACCCTGGAGGAGGGCGAGGTATGTGACCTGGGGGTTCAGGACCCCTGGCTTGGTCTTTCCAGGGGGCTCTGGGTTCTTCCTGTGGCAGCCGGCCTCTGGGCTGCGATGGGGGACACCAATGTGCCTGAATTCCCTCACCGCTCTGGGGCACCGTGgtggctcagctgtgcccctcGGCCCCCTGTCAAACGCAGACAGGGGCTGCCCCTCGTGTGGGGGCATCCAGCACCCACCTGGACACGGCCCCGAGCAGGCCCTGATGAGCTCCAGGAGGTCTCTGTCCTACCTCTGGCCCTGTCTCCAAGTCAGAGGGATGAGTCCCCCCTGCGCTGGTCAGAGCACCCATCCTCTGGGGGCTTGGAGCCCCCCAGGACACTCCCTCCCAGGGGTGCCCACAGCTGCACTGCATCCCCCTGAGGGGCTGAACGTCGCCCACCACGATGCTGGACCCCCACTCCATCCCACAGCTGCAATGAACAGGAGTTTACTGGGGCTTTTCTCCCCCCAAAATTGTTCTGCTCTCCCCAGGTGGGGAGTGTGGCCTTGCAGTACCACCCGAAATTGTGGCAACCCAAGAGGTCCTTGTTTCTGGTACTTCCTGAGGGTTATGCCTGGCTGGGGcagaccccacagcacccacccGCTGGTGGCGATCTGGGATCAACCCCCTTCCCCAAGCGCCAGGGGTGCCGGCACCCCCAGTTTCAGCATCCTCCCCCAGGACCCCTGGCTCCACCCAGAGCTGGGgtcccacagccagcaccaaCACCAGCTGGGGACCGAGGCCCAGGTAGGGACCGCATACCTGCTGGGATGGGGGTCAGTACTGGTGGGGGGGGCTCCAGTCCCACCTGGGGGCTCGGGTACCAGCTGGGGGCCTGGTACCGCCTGGCAGCTCCGGTACTGGCTGGGTCGGGGCTCTGGTGCTGGCTGGGCACCCTGGAACTGGCTGGGGGCTGCGGTGCTAGCTGGGGACCAGTTAGGGACTCAGCACCAGCTGGGGGTCTGGTCAGTCCCAGCCAGGGCCTCCGATTCCAGCTGGGGGTCCTGTACTGGTGGGAGGGAGCCAGTACTGGTGTGGGAGGGTTCGGTACTGCCTGGGGGAGGGCTGGTACTGGTGGGTGGGGGTTCTGTACTGGCTGACGGGGAGGGTCTGGtactggctgggggagggggcagtACTGGTGGGGGGGTCTGGTACTGGCCAGGGACCCCAGTACTGGTGGGGGGTGTCACATGCTGATGGGGGATCCTGTACTGGTTGGAGGGGTCCAGTAGTGATTGGGGGTGGGGTCCTGTACTGCGCGGGGGGGGGCCGGTACTGGCTTGTCCACTCCAGTTCCAGCTGAGGGGCTGGGCACTGGTGGGGGCttcagccccagctggggagcCCGCTAGGGGCCGGCGGGGCTCCGGTACCGGGGGGTGTGGTGCTGGGGGATGGGCTCCGGTACCGGGCCGGGGGCGGTCTGGGCGTCAGGGGGTGCCGGTGCCGGCCGGGGGCTCCGGTGCTGCAATGCCGCGGGGGTGCCACGGCGCTgcggcagcggggccgggccgggggggggcgggggtggggggcggcggggccggggcggggcggggcgggcccggggcgggcgctgccggtgccgctgccggcgccggtggcggcggcggcggcggcggtggggggggggggtgtgcggcgcggcggggccggtgcCGTGCGCGCGTGcagggggcgggggcggcgctccggggccggcggccgctccctgccctgcccggcccggcccggggcggaGGGACCGGCGGGACGGGCGGCACGGAGGGTGCCCGGCTCCACGGGCCCGGCGCGGCCGCGCTCGGATTATGAGGGAGCCATGAGCGCGCTGCGGGGCTGGCTGCTGGCCGCGCTGCTCTCGCTCGCCCCGCGGGCAGGTAGgtccggccccggccccgctcccggccccggccccggccccgccgctgcgGCTTTTTTCGCTGCATCGACACATTTTTCCGCAGCGccgccccgcagcgccccgggaggggccgggcccgcgcccccccgcccccgccccgcacctgccgcc
The DNA window shown above is from Phalacrocorax aristotelis chromosome 23, bGulAri2.1, whole genome shotgun sequence and carries:
- the DBF4B gene encoding protein DBF4 homolog B, with the translated sequence MAGPAAPRPLRGKSFYLDLPSGRSAKELAEAIRRLGGVTESFLSKEVSYVVSSSKEAKRDKARTQTEMWSNATSGDAKAMSPVPSTSKGNHTRPHQKLPDTVLISRGKELLQKAMKNQDTCSGSSILANARLWGVQILHVDEMLSYVQQLLHAASGARKRCQKTEAKCLASGSKIRKGKLKPPFLKVEDQSRQFRPFHHQFKSFPDLNFQAPKSSSPFEPLKSLSNGCRARGVEGCPMRSKGEKSPRSTVVTVPKKRRGFCECCQETFEELQKHLQSLQHKRFALDNSQYVPVDSVISQLTNNFVERSATVPQSCLPDERLVPQAQVTGGIEMLTAELGKERQQPEHGAVELLIGMEHDHGLKTKESSPCLPRDRISNPREGRGLSKSCSLGLPVGERPTRGACALHGPTEESAVGNTDLGWGTCLVAAHVGEAIASSSEPHKQHVLGPISHLPQALPASRKHHLLSRQSTQVGKKPRLELGGGPSLYKQTNPVDGGVGVQGAGQMSEPGLPSVVEAGSLPLSTKLSNRPHSSLGLDLCPCGSPGDPASLPGSLEAVSVGFDRAEAAAASTVSEHGWSRANASSQGKQLRGESESTRRNVNSPDRESTMSKTGCPTGWLPSPKLPVAEARCCCSLCVRAAEKIAPELPDLPGHREEWAPCPGLLQPLPHNAQADHDFSKSSSESDWDVPLLSGVQDVRVQSVDRDLLQRTRINVRDSGYESQLCSVLKQKSELAWAGKEDKNCWNCCTETKGASFPIFETFFGRWTS